TGGATGAACTGGTTGCCGCTCGACGCACCCTGGATGTGCACCCCGGACTCGTAGTTGTTCCGGGTCACCAGCCGCTCGAAGACATTGCCGTTGGTGTCCACGCCGAAGATCCCGTACGGCCCGTTGACGATCTCCAGGCCGCTCAGCCGCCAGTGGTCCCCCTCGATGTGGATCGCGCCCCGCTGGGCCCGGGGGATGGTGGAGCCCACCGCGCCGGGCGTGTACGGCATGTTCTCGCCGTCGATGACGACGCGTTCGCCGTTGTGGTTGCCCATCCTGATCGGCTGACTCGCCGTACCGCTCTTGAGCAGCTGGATGCTGCCGCTCGGCGCGTACGTCCCACCACGGATGAGGATCGAGTCACCCGGCTGCGCCAGGTCCACGGCACGCTGGACGGTCCGCAGCGGCGCCGCCAGTGTGCCGGCGTTGCCGTCGTTCCCATTGGTTGCCACATAGAGGCTCGTGGCGGCGTGGGCGGCGGGGGCGGACAGGGCGAGGAGCCCGCCGGCGAGGAGGCTCAACAGGCCTACGCACGCGGTGAATCGCTGTGGACGCATGGGTCGTCTCCCGGGGCAGCGGTGGGGGAAAGCGCTTTCCGACTCGGAAGCTAGGGCGGTCGCCGGGGGCGCGTCAATATCCATGCACATGGAATGAGTTTTCATTCATGAACGAACAGTAGGGCGTGCCGCTTGTCTTGACGTGTGAATGACAACAATGGCATGTTCAACTGGGAGCGCTCCCATCTCACCAGGGAAGGGACCACCATGCGCAGCACCCGCCACTCCCCCTCACGGCATCTGCCGCTTCTCGGCCTGCTGGCCGCTCTGCTCCTCTTCGGACCGGCTTTCACGCCGGTCGCCTCCGCGGCCGGGACGGCCGCCGCTCCCGTACGCGTCATGCCGCTCGGCGACTCGATCACCGGCTCGCCCGGCTGCTGGCGGGCCGCGCTCTGGAACCGCCTGCAGAGCGCCGGCCACACGGACATCGACTTCGTCGGCACGCTCGGCCCGCAGGGCTGCGGGGTCGCCCACGACGGCGACAACGAGGGCCACGGCGGCGAGTTGGTGACCCAGGTCGCCGACCAGAACCTGCTGCCGGGCCGACTGGCCGCCACCCGTCCGGACATCGTTGTCATGCACTTCGGCACGAACGACGTGTGGAGCAGCATCTCCCCCGACCGCATCCTCGCCGCGTACACCACGCTGGTCGGGCAGATGCGGGCGTCCCATCCGCGCATGCGGATCCTCGTCGCGCAGCTCATCCCCATGAACCCCGCCAGTTGCACGGGCTGCGCGCAGCGCGTCGTCGACTTCAACGCGCGGGTCCCCGAGTGGGCGCGCGCCACGAGCACCGCCGACTCACCCGTGACCGTGGTGGACCAGTGGACGGGGTTCAACACGGCGACCGACACCTACGACGGCGTGCATCCCAACGCGGCCGGCGACGAGAAGATCGCCGCCCGCTGGTTCCCGGCGCTGGACGCGGTGCTGGACGCGGGGGTGCCGGGTGATCCCGGGGACCCGGGCGGCCCCGGCGACCCGGGTGGCGGTCGGCCCACCTGCTCCGCGGTCTTCCGGGCCACCAACGTCTGGCAGGGCGGCTACCAGGGCGAGGTGACCGTGACCAACACGTCCGCGGCGACCGTGTCGGGGTGGACCGTGACCGTCGCACCGGCCGCCGGGGCCCGGCTCACCCAGGTCTGGAACGGGACCTCGACCACGGCGGCCGACGGCACGACCACGGTGACCGACGCCGCGTGGAACGGCACGCTCGCGCCGGGCGCGAGCACCACGTTCGGGTTCGTCGCGACGACGTCCTCGACGGCCGGGACGCCGTCGGCGACGGTCGGCTGCACGGCACGAACGGCTTCGTAGGCGACGACGCGGCCCGCTCGGCCCCATCCCGCAGGACTCCCCGCTCGCCCCCTCCTCTCTTCCCGTCACCCCGTCACCCTCTCCTGGAGCCGCCATGAGATCCCGTACGCGCACACCGGCCCGCCCATCTCCCGCACGCCCCGTACGCGCCGGGCGCACGGCACGCACCGCCCGCCCCGCACGCGCCGTCGCGCTCGCCTCGGCCCTGCTCGGCATGCTGCTCCCCCTGTTCGTCCTGGGCGCTCCGGCGCAGGCGGCGCAGACGGCACAGACGGCCTCGGCGGCCCCCGCCGGATTCCGGGTCGAGAACGGTCGGCTGCTGGAGCGGTCGGGGAACGACTTCGTGATGCGGGGCGTCAACCACGCCCACACCTGGTACCCGAACCAGATCGGCGCGCTGGCCCACATCAAGGCCAAGGGCGCGAACACGGTGCGCGTGGTGCTCGCCAGCGGTGACCGCTGGGCCCGCAACGACACCGCCGACGTGGCGAACGTCGTGGCGCAGTGCAAGCGCAACCGGCTCATCTGTGTCCTGGAGGTGCACGACACCACGGGCTACGGCGAGCAGAGCGGGGCGGTCACGCTCGCGCGGGCCGCCGACTACTGGATCGGGGTGCAGAGCGCGCTCACCGGCCAGGAGGATCACGTCATCGTCAACATCGGCAACGAGCCGTACGGCAACAACAACTACGCGGGCTGGACGGCCGACACCAAGGCGGCGATCCAGAAGCTGCGCGCCGCCGGATTCCGCCACACCCTCATGGTCGACGCCCCCAACTGGGGCCAGGACTGGGCGTTCACGATGCGCGACAACGCGGCGTCGGTCTTCGCCGCCGACCCGGACGCCAACACGGTCTTCTCCATCCACATGTACGGCGTCTTCGACACGGCAGCCGAGGTGAGTGACTACCTCAACCGGTTCGTCGCCGCGAAACTCCCGCTCGTGATCGGCGAGTTCGGGCACGACCACTCCGACGGCAATCCGGACGAGGACGCCATCCTCGCCACCGCGCAGCGCCTCGGCCTCGGCTACCTCGGCTGGTCCTGGAGCGGCAACGGCGGTGGCGTCGAGTACCTGGACATGGTCACGGGCTTCGACCCGAACCAGCTGACCGCCTGGGGCCGGCGCCTCTTCAACGGCGCGAACGGCATCGCCGCCACGTCGAAGGAGGCCGCGATCTACTCGGCCTCCGGCGGCGACACCACTCCCCCGACCGCGCCCGGCACCCCGACCGCCTCCGGGGTGACCTCCACCTCCGCGACCCTGACCTGGGCCGCCGCCACCGACGCGACCGGTGTCACCGGTTACGACGTGGTCCGCGTCAACGGCACGGCCGAGTCCGCCGCGACGACCACGACGGGCACCTCCACCACGCTCACCGGCCTGACTCCCGCGACCGCGTACACCTTCGCCGTCTACGCCCGTGACGCGGCCGGCAACCGCTCGCCGCGCTCGGGCACGGTGACCGTCACGACGGCCTCCGGCGGTTCCACGGCGGCCTGCGCCGTCGGCTACCGGGTGACTGGCGAGTGGTCCGGCGGTTTCCAGGGCGAACTCGTCCTCCGCAACACCGGCGCCTCGGCGATCAACGGCTGGACCCTCCGCTGGGCCTTCGCCGGCGGTCAGCGCGTCTCCCACCTGTGGGGCGGTACGGCGACCCAGGCCGGCGCGGACGTGACGGTCACGGCGGCCTCGTACACCGCGAACATCCCGGCGGCGGGCTCGGTGACCCTCGGTTTCACGGCGACCCGCGGTTCCTCCAACCCGGCACCGACCGCGTTCACACTCAACGGGGTTGCCTGCACAGTGAGTTGACACGCACGGGCTGCGCGCATCGCGCCGGTGTGCCGCGCCTCAGCCGGGTGGCACGCCGGGGCCCGCCCCGCCCTTGAGCCGCTCCAGGTCGGAGGGCCGGACCTGGATGGCGAGGACGGCGATCAGGGCCGCGATCACGGTGAAGATGGCGGCCATGACGAAGGCGGCCGAGACCCCTGCGGTGAGCACCTCGTCGGACCAGGGCGGCGGCAGCTGCCCGGTCCGCTCGAACTCCAGTTGCTCGGCCGGGGTTGCCCTGGACTCGAAGTCCGAGCGTTGATTCTCCTCCTCGTTGGCGCTGGCCGTGCCGTACATCGTCACGAGGATGGAGAGACCCAGGGAACCGCCGACCTGCTGGGTGGCGTTGAGGAGCCCGGAGGCGGCGCCGGTCTCCGCGGGGGTGACGTCGGAGAGCGCCATCAGGGTCAGCGCCACGAACTCCATGCCCATGCCCAGGCTGAAGACGAGCATCGGGCCGAGCACGCTGCCGGCGTAGGTGGAGTGGACGTCGGTCAGGGTCAGCCAGCCCAGGCCCGCCGCCGCGAGGATCGCGCCCACCACCATGAACGGCTTGGGCCCGTACACCGGCAGGAACCGCGAGGTCAGTCCGGCACCGACCGCGATGACGGCGCTGACCGGCAGGAACGCGAAGCCCGTGGCCAGCGGGCTGAAGTCGAGGACGTTCTGAGTGAAGAGCGTCAGGAAGAAGAACATGCCGAAGATCGCGGCGGCCAGGCACAGCATGATCCCGTAGGTGCCGGCGCGATTGCGGTCGGCGAACATGTGCAGCGGGGTGATCGGTTGCCGGGACCGCCGTTCCACCAGCACGAACACCACGAGCAGCACGACGGCGCCGGCGAACGACGCCAGCGTCAGCCCGTCCCGCCAGCCCTCCTGCGCGGCCCGGATGAAGCCGTACACCAGGAGCACCATGCCCAGGGTCGAGGTCAGGGCGCCGGTGATGTCGAAGTGGCCGGGGTGGCGTTCGGACTCCTTGATCCAGCGGGGCGTCGCGAGCGCGATCAGCAGTCCGATGGGCACGTTGACGAACAGCACCCACCGCCAGTTCAGCCACTCCACGAGGATGCCGCCCGCGAGCAGCCCGATCGCGCCGCCGCCCGCCGAGACGGCCGCGAACACCCCGAACGCCCGGTTGCGTTCGGGGCCTTCACGGAACGTCGTACTGATCAGCGCCAGCGAGGTCGGGGACGCGATGGCGCCGCCGACGCCCTGGAGGGCGCGGGCGGCGAGGAGTTGGGCCTCGTTCTGGGCGAGACCGCCGAGCAGGGAGGCCAGCACGAACAGCAGCACACCGAAGATGAACACCCGCCGCCGGCCGAGGATGTCGCCGGCTCGTCCGCCGAGCAGCAACAGGCCGCCGAAGGTGAGCGTGTAGGCGTTGACCACCCACGCCAGGCTCGTCGTGGAGAAGTCCAGCGACCGCTGGATGTCCGGGAGCGCGATGTTCACGATGGTGATGTCCAGCACCACCATCAACTGACACGAGGCGATGACGAACAGCGCCATCGCGCTGCCGCCACCACCTGATTCCGAGGTGGTGGTCGGCGCTGGGGAGGTGGGTCGCGAGTCGCTCATGACGTGTTCGCAAAGGCAAGGTGATGGGTCACCGAGGCAGGGTGCGGCGGACGGTCGCGTCCACCGCCGCGTTCACTGTTCGACCGTACGCCGCCCCCCGGTCCCGCACCACTTGGCGGAGCAGGCGCGGACGGTGGCCCGACCGAGGCCCGGGGGTGCGCGGGTGCGCCTGGTCGAAAAACGGGTGTGCACGGGAGCGGGGCGGCGTTACGATCCCCGCGATGACTACTCATTCCCTCAGCAGAATGGGGGTCCCGTCCGCGCAAGGTGAGTGCTGATGCTCACCGACGTCGCGAACGGGGATCCCCGGCTTTCCTTCTGGTTGCGCGTGCGCGAGTTCGCCGTGCCCCCCTCCATGATCGAGACGGCGACCGCCCGCCGTGCCGTCGGCGACTGGGCCGGAGCGTGCGCCGCCGCAGCCGTCGACCTCGACTTCGACCTGCGTTCCCTGGCCGGCCGTCACGGCTCGGCGCTCGCGTCCCGAGTCCGGGCGGACCTACGGCACTTGGCGCCCGATCTGCTGCGCTGGCACATGCCGCGGATCGCCCCCGACGGGCTGCTGCGACCGGGCCTGACCCTCACCCTGGCCACGTACGGGGCGGCGGAGGGGGTCGGGCCGGGCCCCGTCCATCTGGTGGCCCGCACTCCCCCGGCCTGGGCGGACGCCGGTCAGCGGATCGGGCTCGCCCTGTGGGAGGGCTCCCGGTCCGGGCCCGACGCCCGTGGTCATCCGCATCCACGGCCCAGCCGTCGTTACCGGTTCGATCTGCACCGCCATCTCTGGGACGCGCGCAGGGCCCCTGAACTGCGGGCCCGTGCGGGAGCGGACCGCTGCCTCCGTCAGCGGCTTCGGACGAGTTGTGGGCGTGGGCGGCGGAGCACGGTTGTGCCGTCGACCGGTGGGCGGAGGAGGCGGCGATCGTGCTGCGCGCCGAAGGGCGGTCCACCGGATCCGTTCTCGTACGGTGCGGCGCCCGACGGCGGCTCCTGCTGGACCTGGGCCCGGACGCCGTGGCGGGCGGGGGCCCAGCCGACGACACCGCGCCGGACGCGGACGACGGCACCCGGCAGGCCGCGCCGGGCATCACGGCCGTGCACGGCGACGACGGTGCCCTGGGCGCGCTGCCGGTGCTGCCGGACGCCGCGACCTGGGTCCTGCCCGACCTGGAGCTGATCCGTGCCGGCGCGATCGACCCCGGGCGGTTGCATCCGCTGGTCGCGTCGGCGCTCGTACCGGATCACGTGCCGTGGGCCGCGGCCGAGGCACCGGACCGGGCGGGGCAGCCGCGGATCGTGGAGTGCCGAGGGGAGCGCCATCGGATCGGTCTGGTCGACGGAGTGCTGGTGGCCCTCGACCACGACCCGGCCGAACTCCGGCGCGAGGAACTGCTGGTGGCGCTGACCGGCACCCCGCTCCCCTGTCTGCGGGTCATCGACGAGGCGCATCGTCGCCCGGACTGTCTGTCCGGTGTGCGCGAGCGCCTGGACCACGGGGACGTCGACGGTGCGCTGGCGGTCGTCGAAGGGCTTCTGGGCCCCGAGGCGATCCTGCGCGACGGCCCTCTGCGGGACGAGTTGGAGTCCGCCGCACGCCGACGGATCGCCTACGGCCTGTACCGGGCCGGTCTCGCCGAACCCCTGCCCGGCCGCGTCCGCTCCAACATCGGCCGCCGCCCGTCCCGTCAACGCCGCCCCCGCATGGCGACGTTCTTCTGACCCCACGACCTCTTCTGACCGCACGTCCTGTTCTGACCGCACGTCCTGTTCTGACCGCACGTCCTGTTCTGACCGCACGCCCTGTTCTGCTCCACACCGGGCGCGCCACCGACCGCGCGCGTTCGACTTCCGCCTCCTACACCCCAAGGTGATCACACATGCCCACACGCACTCCTTTCGCCCTGCCCGCCGACGCCGAACCGATCTCCCAACTGGACGTAGCCGCAGACCTGTTGACCATGCTGCGGTCCACGACCACCGAACCGCGCCCCGACATCCAGCTGGAGGCGCTCACCCTGGCCGTCGCCGCGGATCTGCCCGTACTGCTGTGGGGAGAGCCGGGGATCGGCAAGACCGCGGCGCTGACCCAGCTCGCGGCCTCCCTGGATCTTCCGCTGACGACCGTGATCGCCAGCGTGCACGAGCCGTCCGACTTCTCGGGCCTGCCGATCGTGGGGGACGACCCGGCCGAGCAGGGTGTCCCGATGGCTCCGCCGGACTGGGCGGTGCGGCTGGTACGGGCCGGCCGGGGGCTGCTGTTCCTGGACGAGCTGTCGACGGCGCCGCCCGCCGTCCAGGCGGCCCTGCTGCGGCTGGTGCTGGAGCGCAGGATCGGCGCGCTCCAACTGCCGCCCGACGTACGGATCGTGGCCGCCGCCAACCCCAGGTCCTCGGCGGCCGACGGCTGGGAGCTGAGCCCACCGCTGGCCAACCGGTTCGTGCACCTCCAGTGGACGCACGACCACGAGGTCGTCGTACGGGGGCTCGGGGGGACGTGGCCCCGGGCAACTCTGCCGCTGCTGGCACCGGAGCGGCTGGCGGAGGCGGTGGACTTCGCCCGGCGCGCGGTGTGCACGCTGCTGGCGGCCCGGCCCAAGCTCGTGCATCAGCTGCCCAACAGCGAGAGCCGACGTGGTGGTCCGTGGCCGTCGCCGCGCAGCTGGGAGATGACGCTGCGTCTGATCGCCTTCGCGACCGCCGCCGGTGTCTCGCGCGACGTGCTGTCCCTGCTGGTCAGGGGCACCGTGGGCGACGGTCCTGGGCTGGAGCTGCTGGCCGCCCTGGACCGGCTGGACCTGCCCGATCCCGAGGTGCTGCTCGCCGACCCCATGGCGGAGGAACTGCCTCAGCGCGGTGATCTGCGCCAGGCGGTGCTGGACGGGGTGGTGGCGGCGGTCCGGTCGCGGCCGGACAAGGCCCGCTGGGAGGCGGCCTGGGCGGTGCTGGTCCGGGCGCTGGAGACGGGGGCGCCGGATCTGGTGGTCGTCCCCGCCACCACCCTGGCCTCGCTGCGCCGCGACGACTGGGACGTGCCGACGGAGATCGAGAACCTCGCCGGAGTCGTCCTGCTCTCCCGACGGGCGGACGAGGCGGCGGCCCGCGCGAAGACGGCGACGAAGGCCCGCCGATGAGCACGGACACCGAGCACGGCACCGACACGGGCACCGGCAGCGGCACCGGCACCGGCACCGGCCGGGGGACTCCGCCCCGGAACCCCGAGGGCGCTCTCGACCTCGACAAGCTCTTCACCGCCCGGCTCCAGGCGGCGCGGGCCCGGCCGTATCTGGCGTCGGCGCTGTTCGCGCTGCACACCGTCGAGACCCGGCAGGTGCCCACCATGGGCGTGGACCGGTACTGGCGGTGCTACGTCTCGCCGGACTTCGTGGACCGTACTCCGGTGGAGGAGCTGGCCTCGGTGTGGGTGCACGAGGTGTCGCATCTGCTGCGGGACCATCACGGGCGCAGCGACCGGGTCGCGAAGGAACGGGACCTGACCGGCCCCGGGGACCGGCTGCGGATGAACATCGCCGCCGACTGCGAGATCAACGACGACGCGTTCGGCGACGGGCTGGTCACGCCCTCGGGGGCCGTGCTGCCGTCGTCCCTGAAGCTGCCCGCGGGACAGCTGATGGAGGAGTACCTGTGGGAGTTCCGGCTCGGGCCCCGCACCAGGGAGTTGGCGTGGCTGGACTGCGGCAGCGGTGCCGACGGCCTGGAGCGGGGGTGGGAGCTGGGTCCGGACGGGGCGCACGCCCTGAGCGAGCAGGAGCGGGACGCGGTGCGGTTCCGGGTGGCCCAGGGCATCAAGGGCCGTCCGGGGTCCGCGCCCGAGGGCTGGAAGCGCTGGGCGGAGGAGGCGTTCCATCCGCCGCAGCCGTGGCGGGCGTTGCTGGGTGCGGCGGTCCGGTCGGCGGCTTCCGCGCCGGGCGCCGGTGAGGACTACAGCTACGGCCGGCCGTCGCGGCGCTCCGCCGGTGTGCCGGGCGCGGTGCTGCCGAGCCTGCGGCGGCGCCCGCCCCATGTCTCCGTGATCATCGACACCTCGGGGTCGGTCAGTGACGCGGAACTGGGCAGCGCGTTGCTGGAGGTCGCCGCGATCTCCCGGGCCGTGGGTGGGCGCCGTGACCTGGTCACCGTCGTCCCGTGCGACGCGGCGGCCCGGATCGCGCACCCGCTGTGCCGGGCGGAGGGCATCCCGCTGCTGGGCGGCGGCGGAACGGACCTGCGCGCGGGGTTCGCCAGGGCGCTCCGCGGCCACCCCCGGCCCGATGTCGTCGTGGTCCTGACCGACGGCCAGACCCCCTGGCCCAGCTCCCGGCCGCCGTGCCGGACGGTGGTCGGCCTGTTCCCCCGGCACCACGACCACACCACATGGGACGAGGACGACCCCGACTACGTACCGGACTCCCCGCCCGACTGGGCCCGCGTGGTCCACATCGGTTAGGCCGGACACGCGTCGCCGCCGCCTCGTCATCCGCTCGCGACCATCTTCACAATGCCCCCATGACAATGAAAACGATTATCGATAAGGTGCACATGTCAAGCCGGGCACCTCCTTGTCGAGGTGTCGTCGGGCTGCCCTGACGCCTGAACGCACCGCACGAAAAGGGGAGCTGTGGCTCATCTGTTGGTGGTCGAGAGCTGGGTCGGATCGATGAGCAGGCTGCTCCCACGGGCCATCCGGGAGGGCGGTCACGAGTTCACGTTCCTCACCCGCGACCTGCACCACTACCTGCGCTCGGCCCCCGAGGGCACGTCCCATCCGCTGCTGGGCGCGCGGAACGTGGTCACGGCCGACACCAACGACCTCGACACCCTGCTGCCGGAGACCGAGCGCCTGCACTCGGTGTTCGGCTTCGACGGGGTGATCTCGTCCTGCGACTACTACCTGCCGACCGTGGCCCGGATCGCCGGGCACCTCGGACTCCCCGGGCCCGGTCCGCAGGCCGTCGCGGACGCCTGCCGCAAGGACGCCACCCGCCGCGTCCTCGCCGACGCCGGCGTGCCCGGCCCCCGCTTCGCCCTGCACGAGGAGTGGGCCGACATCGCCCGCGCGGCACGGGAGATCGGCTACCCCCTGGTTGTCAAACCCGTCGACCTGTGCGCGGGCATGTATGTGCGGAGGGTGGACGACGAAAGCGAACTCGCCGCCGCCGTAAGGGCGTTGGGCGACTTCCCGCTGAACGCGCGCGGGCAGCGCCGGGTGCCCGCCGTCCTCCTCGAAGAGCTGCTGACCGGACCCGAGGTGAGCGTCGAGACCGTGTCCCACGCGGGAGCGGTGCACGTCGTGGGGGTGACCGACAAGAGCATCGGCGGGGCGCCCGCGTTCATCGAGACCGGGCACATGTTCCCCGCGGCGCTGACGGGCGCCGACACCGAGGCGGCCGAACAGACCGCGCTGAGCGCGCTCAAGGCGCTCGGGCTGACCGACGGCGTCGTCGCCCACACCGAGATCAAACTGACCCCGGCCGGTCCGCGTGTGGTCGAGGTGAACCCCCGGCCCGCCGGGAACCGCATCACCGAACTGGTCCGCCACGTCACCGCCATCGACCTCGCCGCGGCCGCCGTGGACGTCGCCCTCGGCCGCGCACCCGATCTGCGCCGGCGGGAGACCGGCCTGCGCAGCGCGGCCGTCGGGTTCCTCGTGCCGGAGACCTCGGGGACCCTCGCGTCGCTGGACGGCGGTGACCTCGCCGACGCCGAGAACGTGCTGGAGGTGCAGCTCGCCGAGCCGGGTCGGCAGGTCAAGTCGGCCGGCAGCAACAACGAGTACCTCGGCCACGTCATGATGGGCGACCCCGGCGGGCTGGGCGCGCGCGAGCGGGTCGAGGCGCTGTTGGGCGAGTTGAGCGCCGGGCTGGTGATCCGGTGAGCGCCGTCGCGCCGGTGGCCGGGACGGTCACCTACGAAGACCTGCTGGAGCGGGCCCGGGCCGGCCGGCTCGGGCCGGACCCCGCAACGCTGCGCATCGCGGTGGCGTTCGTGACCCGGCAGGCCGTGCGCCACGACGGGCGGGGCACCGGCTACCGCAACGAGGTGCTCAGTCTGCGTCTCGCCGGTGCCGTGGGGTCCTGCGCGGTCGAGCCCGGTGCCCTGCCGGACGCGGCGATCGACGACTGTGTCGGCGCCGATGTCGCCCGGCTCCTGGAGCATCCGCTGCCGCCGGTGCGGGTGGCCGCGCTGGACGCCTATCTGATGCACGTCGGCCCGCACACCCCCGAGAACGGGGCACGGCCGTTCCCCCTCCCGGCCGGTACGTCGCTGGAGAAGTCTCAGGCGCGGGCGCGGGCCGTCGTCGAGCTGCTCGACCTGCCGTCGGGCGCGACCGTGCTCGTGGTCG
This genomic stretch from Streptomyces deccanensis harbors:
- a CDS encoding GDSL-type esterase/lipase family protein — its product is MRSTRHSPSRHLPLLGLLAALLLFGPAFTPVASAAGTAAAPVRVMPLGDSITGSPGCWRAALWNRLQSAGHTDIDFVGTLGPQGCGVAHDGDNEGHGGELVTQVADQNLLPGRLAATRPDIVVMHFGTNDVWSSISPDRILAAYTTLVGQMRASHPRMRILVAQLIPMNPASCTGCAQRVVDFNARVPEWARATSTADSPVTVVDQWTGFNTATDTYDGVHPNAAGDEKIAARWFPALDAVLDAGVPGDPGDPGGPGDPGGGRPTCSAVFRATNVWQGGYQGEVTVTNTSAATVSGWTVTVAPAAGARLTQVWNGTSTTAADGTTTVTDAAWNGTLAPGASTTFGFVATTSSTAGTPSATVGCTARTAS
- a CDS encoding cellulase family glycosylhydrolase, with protein sequence MLLPLFVLGAPAQAAQTAQTASAAPAGFRVENGRLLERSGNDFVMRGVNHAHTWYPNQIGALAHIKAKGANTVRVVLASGDRWARNDTADVANVVAQCKRNRLICVLEVHDTTGYGEQSGAVTLARAADYWIGVQSALTGQEDHVIVNIGNEPYGNNNYAGWTADTKAAIQKLRAAGFRHTLMVDAPNWGQDWAFTMRDNAASVFAADPDANTVFSIHMYGVFDTAAEVSDYLNRFVAAKLPLVIGEFGHDHSDGNPDEDAILATAQRLGLGYLGWSWSGNGGGVEYLDMVTGFDPNQLTAWGRRLFNGANGIAATSKEAAIYSASGGDTTPPTAPGTPTASGVTSTSATLTWAAATDATGVTGYDVVRVNGTAESAATTTTGTSTTLTGLTPATAYTFAVYARDAAGNRSPRSGTVTVTTASGGSTAACAVGYRVTGEWSGGFQGELVLRNTGASAINGWTLRWAFAGGQRVSHLWGGTATQAGADVTVTAASYTANIPAAGSVTLGFTATRGSSNPAPTAFTLNGVACTVS
- a CDS encoding AAA family ATPase, whose protein sequence is MPTRTPFALPADAEPISQLDVAADLLTMLRSTTTEPRPDIQLEALTLAVAADLPVLLWGEPGIGKTAALTQLAASLDLPLTTVIASVHEPSDFSGLPIVGDDPAEQGVPMAPPDWAVRLVRAGRGLLFLDELSTAPPAVQAALLRLVLERRIGALQLPPDVRIVAAANPRSSAADGWELSPPLANRFVHLQWTHDHEVVVRGLGGTWPRATLPLLAPERLAEAVDFARRAVCTLLAARPKLVHQLPNSESRRGGPWPSPRSWEMTLRLIAFATAAGVSRDVLSLLVRGTVGDGPGLELLAALDRLDLPDPEVLLADPMAEELPQRGDLRQAVLDGVVAAVRSRPDKARWEAAWAVLVRALETGAPDLVVVPATTLASLRRDDWDVPTEIENLAGVVLLSRRADEAAARAKTATKARR
- a CDS encoding DUF2201 family putative metallopeptidase: MSTDTEHGTDTGTGSGTGTGTGRGTPPRNPEGALDLDKLFTARLQAARARPYLASALFALHTVETRQVPTMGVDRYWRCYVSPDFVDRTPVEELASVWVHEVSHLLRDHHGRSDRVAKERDLTGPGDRLRMNIAADCEINDDAFGDGLVTPSGAVLPSSLKLPAGQLMEEYLWEFRLGPRTRELAWLDCGSGADGLERGWELGPDGAHALSEQERDAVRFRVAQGIKGRPGSAPEGWKRWAEEAFHPPQPWRALLGAAVRSAASAPGAGEDYSYGRPSRRSAGVPGAVLPSLRRRPPHVSVIIDTSGSVSDAELGSALLEVAAISRAVGGRRDLVTVVPCDAAARIAHPLCRAEGIPLLGGGGTDLRAGFARALRGHPRPDVVVVLTDGQTPWPSSRPPCRTVVGLFPRHHDHTTWDEDDPDYVPDSPPDWARVVHIG
- a CDS encoding MFS transporter, with product MALFVIASCQLMVVLDITIVNIALPDIQRSLDFSTTSLAWVVNAYTLTFGGLLLLGGRAGDILGRRRVFIFGVLLFVLASLLGGLAQNEAQLLAARALQGVGGAIASPTSLALISTTFREGPERNRAFGVFAAVSAGGGAIGLLAGGILVEWLNWRWVLFVNVPIGLLIALATPRWIKESERHPGHFDITGALTSTLGMVLLVYGFIRAAQEGWRDGLTLASFAGAVVLLVVFVLVERRSRQPITPLHMFADRNRAGTYGIMLCLAAAIFGMFFFLTLFTQNVLDFSPLATGFAFLPVSAVIAVGAGLTSRFLPVYGPKPFMVVGAILAAAGLGWLTLTDVHSTYAGSVLGPMLVFSLGMGMEFVALTLMALSDVTPAETGAASGLLNATQQVGGSLGLSILVTMYGTASANEEENQRSDFESRATPAEQLEFERTGQLPPPWSDEVLTAGVSAAFVMAAIFTVIAALIAVLAIQVRPSDLERLKGGAGPGVPPG
- a CDS encoding Rossmann-like domain-containing protein; this encodes MSAVAPVAGTVTYEDLLERARAGRLGPDPATLRIAVAFVTRQAVRHDGRGTGYRNEVLSLRLAGAVGSCAVEPGALPDAAIDDCVGADVARLLEHPLPPVRVAALDAYLMHVGPHTPENGARPFPLPAGTSLEKSQARARAVVELLDLPSGATVLVVGVVNSLLEALRSRGLRYVPCDLKGGVTEWGEEVVTDALDAAERCDALLVSGMTLSNGSFEPLRRHALSYGKQLVMFAQTGSAVLPRFLGHGVSAVCAEPYPFFWLDAGAGTLHRYRAQSPGSGDGR
- a CDS encoding ATP-grasp domain-containing protein, with amino-acid sequence MAHLLVVESWVGSMSRLLPRAIREGGHEFTFLTRDLHHYLRSAPEGTSHPLLGARNVVTADTNDLDTLLPETERLHSVFGFDGVISSCDYYLPTVARIAGHLGLPGPGPQAVADACRKDATRRVLADAGVPGPRFALHEEWADIARAAREIGYPLVVKPVDLCAGMYVRRVDDESELAAAVRALGDFPLNARGQRRVPAVLLEELLTGPEVSVETVSHAGAVHVVGVTDKSIGGAPAFIETGHMFPAALTGADTEAAEQTALSALKALGLTDGVVAHTEIKLTPAGPRVVEVNPRPAGNRITELVRHVTAIDLAAAAVDVALGRAPDLRRRETGLRSAAVGFLVPETSGTLASLDGGDLADAENVLEVQLAEPGRQVKSAGSNNEYLGHVMMGDPGGLGARERVEALLGELSAGLVIR